In Candidatus Binataceae bacterium, the DNA window CGTCTTGATGTTCCGCGACTTCGGCACCAAAGAGCAGAAGGACGCATTCATCCCGGGAATCCTCGACGGCACCCTCAGCGTTGCCTTCGGGCTGACAGAGCCCAATCACGGCTCGGACGCGACCTGGATGGAGACGCGCGCGGTGCGCGACGGCGACGGATGGCGCATCAACGGCGCGAAGATCTGGAACACGGGGCTGCACGTCGCGACTCACGACTTCATCTTCGCGCGTACCAGCGGGCGCGACGGCGCCGCCAAGGGCATCACCTGCTTCATCGTCCCGACCAACAGCGAAGGGTTCAAAATCGAGGAGTTCCTGTGGACGTTCAACATGCCGACCGACCATCCTCGGATCTCGCTCACTGACGTTTACGTTGCGGGCGACGCGATCCTGGGCGATCCGGAGGACGGCCTGCAGGTCGCACAGCACTTCGTGCATGAGAACCGTATCCGGCAGGCGGCGTCCTCGCTGGGCGCGGCGCAGTTTTGCATCAACGAAGCCGTGAAGTACGCGCTCGAGCGCAAGCCCTTCGGCCGGCCGCTTGCAACCAACCAGGCGATTCAGTGGCCGCTGGTCGAGTTGCAGACCGAGGCCGAGATGGTGCGCACGCTCATTTACAAGACCGCATGGCAGATGGACCAGATGTCGAAGCCGGAAGTAGCGCGGCGGCTATCCGACAAGGTGGCGATGTGCAACTATCGGGCGAACCGGTTGGTGTGCGAGGCGGCCGACCGCGCGATGCAGGTCCACGGCGGTATCGGCTATTCGCGCCACAAGCCGTTCGAACACATTTACCGGCATCACCGCCGCTACCGCATCACCGAGGGCGCCGAAGAGATCCAGATGCGCCGCGTCGCGCAGATCATGTTCGGTTTCGGAAGCAACAGGAAAGCGAGTGAGTAATCGCGGCTGGATGGCCTGCCGTGGCAAATGATATCGATTTTTCGGCTGCGCTCCAGACCGCCCTGGAGCGGCATCTCGGGCGGCCAGTCGCCGTGCGCAATTTGCAGCGCCTCACCGGCGGCGCCAACCGCACCACGATGTCATTCGAGGCCGATATCGACGGCGCGCGCCGTGGACTGATCGTTCAGCTCGGCACGCTGACGACCGACCCGTGCGCCGGCATCGTGCCCGAAATAACCACCGAGCAGCAGGCGCACGTGATGATCGCGGCGGCGCGCGCGGGCGTTCCGGCGCCGCGCGTTGTGGCAATCCTGGAGCCCGTTGACGGCCTCGGCGAAGGCTACATCACCGAGTACGTTGCGGGTGAAACGCTGGGGCCGCGGATCGTGCGTGACGCGCGGTTTGCGGCGGCGCGTCCGCGGATGGCGCCGCAGTGCGGCGAGATTCTCGCCGCGATCCATCGCATCGACCCCAAGGAACTCCCATTTCTGATCCGCCAGGACGCGGGCGAACACGTCGCCGCCCATCGCCGGATTGTTGATTTTTACGGCTTCAGGCTGCCCGCGCTCGAAATGGCGCTGCGATGGGCGGCCGAAAACGTCCCCCGCAACCGGCGCCTTGGCGTCGTGCACGGCGACTTCCGCACTGGAAACCTGATCGTCGGCGAAGACGGCATCCGCTGCGTTCTCGACTGGGAACTGGCGCAAATTGGCGATCCGATGCAGGACCTCGGGTGGCTCTGCATCAGGACCTGGCGCTTCGGCGGCTCGGGCCCGGTCGGCGGCTTCGGCACGCGCGCAGATCTCTATGACGCCTACGAGCGGGCGAGTGGGTACGCTATCGATCCTGCGCACGTCAGGTTCTGGGAGGCTTTCGCCAACGTGAAATGGGCAATCGATTGCCTGCGGCTGGG includes these proteins:
- a CDS encoding acyl-CoA dehydrogenase family protein, with protein sequence MDFTIPAEISAYLAELDEFIEREIKPLERQDDNIRFFDHRREWARTDFERGGLPRREWEELLAEMRRRADRAGHYRYALPKEYGGKDGTNLGMAIIREHLAAKGLGLHNDLQNESSIVGNLPTVLMFRDFGTKEQKDAFIPGILDGTLSVAFGLTEPNHGSDATWMETRAVRDGDGWRINGAKIWNTGLHVATHDFIFARTSGRDGAAKGITCFIVPTNSEGFKIEEFLWTFNMPTDHPRISLTDVYVAGDAILGDPEDGLQVAQHFVHENRIRQAASSLGAAQFCINEAVKYALERKPFGRPLATNQAIQWPLVELQTEAEMVRTLIYKTAWQMDQMSKPEVARRLSDKVAMCNYRANRLVCEAADRAMQVHGGIGYSRHKPFEHIYRHHRRYRITEGAEEIQMRRVAQIMFGFGSNRKASE
- a CDS encoding phosphotransferase family protein; amino-acid sequence: MANDIDFSAALQTALERHLGRPVAVRNLQRLTGGANRTTMSFEADIDGARRGLIVQLGTLTTDPCAGIVPEITTEQQAHVMIAAARAGVPAPRVVAILEPVDGLGEGYITEYVAGETLGPRIVRDARFAAARPRMAPQCGEILAAIHRIDPKELPFLIRQDAGEHVAAHRRIVDFYGFRLPALEMALRWAAENVPRNRRLGVVHGDFRTGNLIVGEDGIRCVLDWELAQIGDPMQDLGWLCIRTWRFGGSGPVGGFGTRADLYDAYERASGYAIDPAHVRFWEAFANVKWAIDCLRLGMRGVEERGIERSAIGRRIEEPLWDFFELIENNE